In Gopherus flavomarginatus isolate rGopFla2 chromosome 1, rGopFla2.mat.asm, whole genome shotgun sequence, a single genomic region encodes these proteins:
- the LOC127039464 gene encoding outer dense fiber protein 3-like: protein MGRVPPLHAPILSSLFVSGRYSPEKAGKWTYRSAPIYSLASRTKEFANDQTPGPAAYGLPPVIGPKVVGKSSAPNYSLLGRSLLGSFYEDLSKTPGPCNYRVVEPSVYKTRAPQYSMLARNMLPGDNTQKPGPGAHSPEKVRWGPGPTHTWAHKSCCDREYVQQRGQTFGIRHSDYLAPLVINS, encoded by the exons ATGGGGCGTGTCCCCCCTCTCCATGCTCCAATATTATCCTCCCTCTTTGTTTCAGGTCGATATTCtccagagaaggcagggaaatggACCTATCGCTCCGCGCCCATCTATTCGCTCGCCTCGCGCACGAAGGAGTTTGCGAATGACCAGACTCCAG ggCCTGCCGCCTACGGGCTCCCCCCAGTGATCGGGCCCAAGGTCGTCGGCAAGAGCTCTGCCCCAAACTATTCCCTCCTGGGGCGCAGCTTGCTTGGCAGCTTCTATGAGGACCTGAGCAAG ACGCCAGGGCCCTGTAACTACCGTGTGGTGGAACCCAGCGTGTACAAGACCCGGGCCCCCCAGTACAGCATGCTTGCCCGCAACATGCTCCCTGGGGACAACACGCAGAAACCAGGGCCCGGGGCACACAGCCCGGAGAAGGTGAGGTGGGGGCCGGGACCCACACACACATGGGCTCACAAGAGTTGTTGTGACAGGGAG taCGTCCAGCAGCGTGGCCAGACCTTTGGGATCCGCCACTCCGACTACCTGgctccccttgtcataaacagctaa